The proteins below come from a single Mytilus edulis chromosome 5, xbMytEdul2.2, whole genome shotgun sequence genomic window:
- the LOC139522978 gene encoding uncharacterized protein — MPNCSVCLDLVRVATCCVPCGHIFCYSCIHRWISRSPDTKCPQCRGSIHCIQKVILEANESAELTEEDLQDPWSHSDWDNMLLSVLNIWKTSPVKRVCDRVKDRTQSNTYARSFMDGCAQGYQHCSNLLGEFQRVDGDIEDKAEWLKDKTVFYLDILKTRAINHPRIVDLRTRWSNLNDDKKFWYSVLLVITLFLLVADVQNENGLFQLVTWPLCKTMLTVVYEMLRVLFYIPVRPVFGLIRCAIEVLWILVDIVINTILCLMNIVTILLLLPANLMNSFGILIPSLATKAKMCLPVVMLLYVFVPNFQLWCRRMLVRLQRNVQAQEN; from the exons ATGCCTAACTGTTCTGTGTGTTTAGATTTAGTGAGGGTAGCCACTTGCTGTGTGCCATGTGgccatattttttgttattccTGTATCCATCGTTGGATATCTCGTTCACCAGACACAAAATGTCCACAATGCAGAGGAAGTATACACTGTATACAGAAAGTTATACTGGAGGCCAATGAATCAGCAG AATTAACAGAGGAAGATTTACAAGATCCATGGAGTCATTCAGACTGGGACAATATGCTATTATCAGTATTAAATATTTGGAAGACAAGTCCTGTAAAGCGAGTCTGTGATCGTGTCAAAG aCCGTACCCAAAGCAATACCTATGCAAGAAGTTTTATGGATGGATGTGCACAAGGTTACCAACACTGTTCCAACTTATTGGGGGAATTTCAACGAGTGGAtg GTGATATAGAAGATAAAGCAGAATGGTTAAAGGATAAAACTGTGTTTTACTTGGACATTTTGAAAACAAGAGCAATTAATCATCCCAGAATAG TTGACTTGAGAACAAGATGGAGTAATCTAAATGATGACAAGAAATTCTGGTATAGTGTGTTATTAGTCATTACATTATTCCTATTAGTAGCAGACGTACAAAATGAAAATGGACTCTTCCAATTGGTCACATGGCCTTTATGCAAAACAATGTTGACAGTCGTGTATGAAATGTTACGCGTTCTGTTTTATATTCCTGTTCGTCCCGTATTTGGATTAATCCGATGTGCCATAGAAGTTTTGTGGATTTTAGTTGATATAGTTATCAATACAATTCTCTGTTTGATGAACATAGTTACGATTCTGTTATTACTTCCTGCGAACTTGATGAATAGTTTTGGGATTCTGATTCCCAGTTTAGCAACAAAGGCAAAAATGTGTCTACCAGTGGTAATGTTATTGTATGTCTTTGTGCCAAATTTCCAGCTTTGGTGTCGAAGAATGTTGGTCCGACTTCAGAGGAATGTTCAGGCTCAGGAAAATTAG